In Fibrobacterota bacterium, the genomic stretch CTTTTCCGTGCGCACGAGGCCGCTGGCTTCCAATACCTGCATATGCTGGACAACCGCGGCCAAGGAGATCTTCAGGGGAATCGCCAGCAAGGAAACCGAAACCGGTTTTTCGCTGAGCCTTTCCAGGATCTCCCGCCGCGTGGGATCGCCCAAGGCATGGAAGACCCGGTCCACTTGGATTTGTTTGCCGACCATGCTTCACGTCGCTTTCGTTCGCAAACGCAGCTTCCATCCGCGGTAACTGACCAGCACCAA encodes the following:
- a CDS encoding helix-turn-helix transcriptional regulator, with product MVGKQIQVDRVFHALGDPTRREILERLSEKPVSVSLLAIPLKISLAAVVQHMQVLEASGLVRTEKVGRVRTCRIEPQGFSVAGQWLTERRTLWEKRLDRLGDLLMESETG